The Bacteroidetes Order II. bacterium genome has a window encoding:
- a CDS encoding helix-turn-helix transcriptional regulator yields MNRIKEVLEEKGIKQTWLAEQLGKSYNMVNGYVQNRQQPRLEVLYEIANILNIDVKELLKTNEEVYKCK; encoded by the coding sequence ATGAACAGAATTAAAGAAGTACTTGAAGAAAAAGGAATTAAGCAAACTTGGTTAGCCGAACAGCTAGGCAAAAGCTACAATATGGTAAACGGTTATGTGCAAAATCGACAACAACCAAGACTTGAAGTACTTTATGAAATAGCGAACATTCTAAATATTGATGTAAAAGAACTTTTAAAAACTAACGAAGAAGTATACAAGTGCAAGTAG
- a CDS encoding beta-lactamase family protein: MRHTASHLRETFKQIKNMRNKHFYLMLIFLSAFTVLRAQSVKAKMESFTDSLYNEKALNGNILVRDKGSIILQKSYGFSDIENQKRHTVNSTFNIASIAKLFTSTAIMQLEERGKIKVTDPVQKFLPTFPYNNITIKHLLTHTAGLPYIFDEIIRSEKIISNLNNEYILDNLKNRELLREPGTKWEYSNTAYCILALVVEKVTGTKFSEYVKKNIFQKAGMSETYFHGNDYSKIHSYEEDNFFKGKFNRVDTNVFFKLTQGIYGADGVLSTSIDLDKFQYAFFNNKLLKTETVDEILKPTVLNDGNVIKVDGGMTDSYFGLGWFILPDTTNGKIVGHTGGVPGSLSFFFTNSSQKQTVILLDNTHSSRTYSTGENLLEIINNKKPTQYKSSRAQAINYMRLLVGKGTNEAFVYLQKCLEDTITYSKFRDNSINNLAGELMDRTEIKNNLDLAIEALKINIMLFPNSVITHNWYAWALLNAGKKEEAIWVYQKALKMDSNNEEAKSELEKLLKKE, encoded by the coding sequence GTGCGTCATACCGCATCACATCTTCGTGAAACTTTTAAACAAATTAAAAATATGAGAAATAAACATTTTTATTTAATGCTAATTTTTTTATCTGCGTTTACTGTTTTAAGAGCTCAATCTGTAAAGGCAAAAATGGAGTCATTTACTGATTCATTGTATAATGAAAAAGCACTTAATGGGAACATCTTGGTAAGAGATAAAGGAAGCATAATCCTTCAGAAATCATATGGGTTTTCTGATATTGAAAACCAAAAACGACATACGGTAAACTCTACTTTTAACATAGCATCCATTGCTAAACTTTTTACGTCAACCGCAATTATGCAACTGGAAGAAAGAGGAAAGATAAAAGTAACAGACCCTGTTCAAAAGTTTCTTCCAACTTTTCCTTACAATAACATTACTATAAAACATTTACTTACACATACTGCTGGGCTTCCTTATATATTTGACGAAATCATTAGGAGTGAAAAAATAATTTCAAACTTAAATAATGAATATATTTTAGATAATCTTAAAAATAGAGAGCTGTTGCGCGAGCCAGGCACTAAATGGGAATATTCCAATACGGCCTATTGTATATTAGCACTAGTTGTAGAAAAAGTTACTGGTACAAAATTTTCAGAATATGTAAAGAAAAACATTTTCCAAAAAGCAGGTATGTCAGAAACTTACTTCCATGGGAATGATTATTCAAAAATTCATTCTTATGAAGAAGATAACTTTTTTAAAGGAAAATTTAATAGGGTTGACACAAATGTTTTTTTTAAACTAACTCAAGGAATTTATGGAGCGGACGGAGTATTATCCACTTCCATTGATTTAGACAAATTTCAATATGCTTTTTTTAACAATAAATTATTAAAAACAGAAACAGTTGATGAGATTCTTAAACCGACAGTATTGAATGATGGGAATGTAATTAAGGTAGATGGTGGAATGACTGATTCTTATTTCGGGCTTGGATGGTTTATATTGCCCGACACCACTAATGGTAAAATAGTAGGTCATACAGGTGGTGTTCCTGGCTCATTAAGTTTCTTTTTTACTAACTCAAGTCAAAAACAAACAGTTATTTTATTAGATAACACACATAGCTCACGAACTTACTCAACTGGAGAAAATCTTTTAGAAATAATTAATAATAAAAAACCAACTCAATATAAATCTTCACGAGCCCAAGCAATAAATTATATGCGTCTTTTAGTAGGCAAAGGGACTAACGAAGCATTTGTTTATTTGCAAAAATGTTTAGAAGATACAATTACCTATTCTAAATTTAGAGATAATTCAATAAATAATTTAGCTGGTGAATTAATGGATAGAACAGAAATCAAAAATAATTTGGATTTAGCCATTGAAGCATTGAAAATAAATATTATGCTGTTCCCAAATAGCGTAATTACTCATAATTGGTATGCTTGGGCATTATTAAATGCTGGTAAAAAAGAAGAAGCTATTTGGGTATATCAAAAAGCCTTAAAAATGGACTCAAATAATGAAGAAGCTAAATCGGAATTAGAAAAATTATTAAAAAAGGAATGA
- a CDS encoding Eco57I restriction-modification methylase domain-containing protein — MPKSNNINVDILNDLIIGRVEPQIYAFTTETIPNFLKVGDTYRPLEIRLNEWRKHFPNLEKKFEDVAKVNDETFFRDYAVHFFLENELNRSRLKPNALKGIPYYSNEFFENATKADLREAIEDIKSGHQNNESKYQYYRFDESHIPITHTYARSENYPLRPNQEETVKRFKEAINKGRTNLLMYAVMRFGKSFTSMSCAVEMNAKLVVVVSAKADVREEWKKTVESHIKFDGFCFLDSTSLLTSDTIIAEKQNANEKIVLFLTLQDLQGDEIKSKHKEVFENQIDLLLIDETHFGARAAEYGKVLKDENLSAKEIKSELKLNDNTLDDIEITNKVFNAKIRIHLSGTPYRILMNSEFTSDDIIAFYQFTNIAEDQEQWDLENLNKDETKEWDNPYYGFPQMIRFAFNPNKSSRKKMEEMKKKGVTYAFSELFRPQSITKDTKTNFHQKFIHEKEILDLLKVIDGSETDENLLSFLDYDKLKDGKMCRHLVCVLPYRASCDALEKLIKSNKFKHLSHYEIINISGVENEKNFKDTQAVQTKIKKCESENIKTITLTVNRMLTGSTVPEWDTMLYLKDTASPQEYDQAIFRLQNQFVKIFKEPNGDVVKFNMKPQTLLVDFNPNRMFQMQEHKSQIYNVNTDKNGNSLLEERIRKELEISPIVVLHHNKIVQIQPADILDAVRKYSSSRSVFDEATTISIDMSLLDIEAIKAEIERQNKISSRGGLEVKPTKGEGDEIDIDDSNDDNADENEENAKSKSKEDEVVNDYKGQFSMYYARILFFAFLTNSRVKSLQEIIIHIKGNADNLRIASNLSLEITILNLFQKHINPFILSELDYKIHNINSLANDAAISPIERASNAMKKFSRLSDSEIVTPEFVTDKIINGLPAKAIDKHTMLLDIASKQGEFVYAVYKKFGKDVANKFYSIPTSKIAYEFTRKVYKLLDLDMKNIEATFTSYDLIDENKNNQIIEKESIKINNKKMKFNVIVGNPPYQQSDGGAQASAKPIYNLFVDVAKQLSPSNIAMIMPTRWFAGGRGLNEFRDQMLNDTHISELHDFLKPELIFQNINLRGGICYFLWDKGYDNSTELTKVFTYKDDLTPKMIERSLKTDDSDILIRHSIGIEMINKINSHKDFESFESHISSLRPFGFRGYFTKDEKFRESKNRLTNPVICYGKGKQVGYLERDEISKNTKWIDRFKVYTPRANNIGTELNDDNLNSFVGNPNTICTESYLVIGVDLNLNEQSAKNLMKYLTTKFARFQHSLGKASQDATSKTFRFVPVQNFTDNSDIDWSKSTQEIDKQLYEKYQLSNEEIEFIEEMIKPM; from the coding sequence ATGCCAAAATCTAACAATATAAATGTAGATATACTTAACGATTTAATCATTGGAAGAGTAGAACCTCAAATCTATGCTTTTACAACTGAAACAATACCAAATTTTCTAAAAGTTGGCGATACCTATCGACCTCTTGAAATTAGGTTAAATGAGTGGCGCAAACACTTCCCTAACCTTGAAAAAAAGTTTGAAGATGTTGCAAAAGTTAATGACGAAACTTTTTTTAGAGATTATGCAGTTCACTTTTTTCTTGAAAACGAGTTAAACAGAAGTAGATTAAAGCCAAACGCTTTAAAAGGAATCCCATATTACTCCAATGAGTTTTTTGAAAACGCAACCAAGGCAGACCTGCGAGAAGCGATTGAAGATATAAAAAGTGGACATCAAAACAACGAATCAAAATATCAGTATTATCGCTTTGACGAGAGCCATATCCCAATTACACACACTTATGCGAGAAGTGAAAATTATCCACTTCGACCCAATCAAGAGGAAACAGTAAAACGGTTCAAGGAAGCTATAAATAAAGGCAGAACCAACTTGCTGATGTATGCTGTAATGCGTTTTGGTAAATCATTTACCTCAATGTCTTGTGCAGTTGAAATGAATGCAAAATTGGTGGTTGTGGTTTCTGCAAAAGCTGACGTAAGAGAAGAATGGAAAAAAACGGTTGAAAGCCATATTAAGTTTGATGGTTTTTGTTTTTTAGATAGTACTTCTCTTCTGACAAGCGATACGATTATTGCCGAAAAGCAGAATGCAAATGAAAAAATCGTTTTATTTTTAACATTACAAGACCTTCAAGGAGATGAAATTAAATCAAAGCACAAAGAAGTTTTTGAAAATCAAATTGACTTATTGCTAATTGATGAAACGCATTTTGGAGCAAGAGCAGCTGAGTATGGTAAAGTCTTAAAAGATGAAAATTTAAGTGCCAAAGAAATAAAAAGCGAGTTAAAGCTGAATGACAATACTTTAGACGATATAGAAATTACCAATAAAGTTTTTAATGCAAAAATTCGTATTCATCTTTCGGGAACTCCTTATCGTATTTTGATGAATAGTGAGTTTACGAGTGATGATATTATTGCATTCTATCAATTTACAAACATTGCAGAAGACCAAGAACAATGGGATTTAGAAAATCTAAATAAAGATGAAACCAAAGAATGGGATAATCCTTATTATGGCTTTCCTCAAATGATTCGTTTTGCATTTAATCCCAATAAATCCTCACGTAAAAAAATGGAAGAAATGAAAAAGAAAGGTGTAACCTATGCTTTTTCAGAACTTTTCAGACCGCAATCTATAACCAAAGACACCAAAACCAATTTTCATCAAAAATTTATTCACGAAAAGGAAATTCTTGACTTACTAAAAGTCATTGACGGTTCAGAAACAGATGAAAATTTATTGAGTTTCTTGGACTACGACAAACTGAAAGATGGCAAAATGTGCCGTCACCTTGTTTGCGTTTTACCTTACAGAGCATCTTGTGATGCATTGGAGAAATTAATCAAGAGCAACAAGTTTAAACATCTTAGCCATTACGAAATCATAAATATCTCTGGAGTTGAGAACGAAAAAAACTTCAAAGACACTCAAGCAGTTCAAACCAAAATAAAAAAATGTGAAAGTGAGAATATAAAAACAATCACTTTGACCGTAAATAGAATGCTTACAGGTAGTACTGTTCCTGAATGGGATACTATGCTTTACCTAAAAGATACTGCTTCACCACAAGAATATGATCAGGCAATTTTCCGATTACAAAATCAATTCGTAAAAATTTTCAAAGAGCCGAATGGTGATGTGGTTAAATTCAATATGAAACCTCAAACTTTATTAGTTGATTTTAACCCAAACAGAATGTTCCAAATGCAGGAACATAAATCACAGATTTATAATGTAAATACGGATAAAAACGGCAACAGTTTATTAGAAGAACGAATCCGCAAAGAGCTTGAAATATCTCCCATTGTAGTTTTGCACCACAATAAGATTGTACAAATACAACCTGCTGATATTTTGGATGCAGTTCGCAAATATTCGAGTAGTAGAAGCGTATTTGATGAAGCTACAACTATTTCTATTGATATGTCTTTGTTGGATATTGAAGCAATCAAAGCTGAAATTGAAAGACAAAACAAAATAAGTTCTCGTGGTGGTTTGGAGGTAAAACCAACAAAAGGCGAAGGTGACGAAATAGACATTGATGATTCAAATGATGACAATGCGGACGAAAATGAAGAAAATGCAAAATCCAAATCAAAAGAAGATGAAGTAGTAAATGATTACAAAGGTCAATTTTCTATGTATTATGCAAGGATTTTATTTTTTGCATTTTTGACAAATTCAAGAGTTAAATCCTTACAAGAAATCATTATCCACATCAAAGGGAATGCTGACAATTTGCGAATAGCTTCAAATTTGAGTCTTGAAATCACCATACTCAACTTGTTTCAAAAGCACATCAACCCATTTATTTTAAGCGAACTAGATTATAAAATTCACAACATTAACTCATTAGCCAATGATGCCGCAATTTCTCCAATAGAAAGAGCGAGTAATGCTATGAAAAAATTTAGTCGCTTATCAGATTCCGAAATTGTAACCCCCGAATTTGTTACCGACAAAATCATAAACGGTTTGCCAGCCAAAGCCATTGACAAGCATACAATGCTTTTAGATATTGCTTCCAAACAAGGTGAGTTTGTGTATGCAGTGTATAAAAAGTTTGGTAAAGATGTCGCCAATAAATTCTACTCCATTCCCACCTCAAAAATTGCGTATGAGTTTACCAGAAAAGTGTATAAATTACTAGATTTAGATATGAAAAATATAGAAGCAACCTTCACCAGTTATGATTTGATTGATGAAAACAAAAACAATCAAATCATTGAAAAAGAAAGCATTAAAATAAACAACAAGAAAATGAAGTTCAATGTAATTGTAGGCAATCCGCCCTATCAGCAAAGTGACGGTGGGGCACAAGCAAGTGCCAAACCAATTTATAATTTATTTGTGGATGTAGCAAAGCAATTAAGCCCAAGTAACATTGCTATGATTATGCCTACAAGATGGTTTGCAGGTGGTAGAGGATTAAATGAATTTAGAGACCAAATGCTTAATGATACTCATATTTCTGAACTGCACGATTTCCTTAAACCTGAATTAATTTTTCAAAACATCAATTTAAGAGGCGGAATTTGCTATTTCCTTTGGGATAAAGGGTATGATAATTCAACTGAATTAACCAAGGTGTTTACTTACAAAGACGACTTAACGCCTAAGATGATTGAACGAAGTTTAAAAACAGATGATTCTGACATTCTCATTCGTCATAGTATTGGCATCGAGATGATTAATAAAATTAATTCTCATAAAGATTTTGAATCATTTGAATCTCATATTTCATCATTAAGACCTTTTGGGTTTAGAGGCTATTTTACTAAAGATGAAAAATTTCGTGAATCAAAAAATAGATTAACTAATCCTGTTATTTGCTATGGTAAGGGTAAGCAAGTTGGATACTTAGAAAGAGATGAAATTTCTAAAAATACAAAATGGATAGACCGATTCAAGGTTTATACTCCAAGAGCAAACAATATTGGAACAGAACTAAATGATGACAACCTTAATTCATTTGTAGGAAATCCAAATACAATATGTACTGAATCATATTTAGTAATTGGTGTTGACTTGAATTTAAACGAGCAATCAGCAAAAAATCTGATGAAATATTTAACCACCAAGTTTGCGAGATTCCAACATAGTTTGGGCAAAGCAAGTCAAGATGCAACTTCAAAAACATTTCGATTTGTACCCGTTCAAAATTTCACTGATAATTCAGATATAGACTGGAGTAAATCGACACAAGAAATCGACAAACAATTGTACGAAAAGTATCAGCTAAGCAATGAAGAAATTGAGTTTATAGAAGAAATGATAAAACCAATGTAA
- a CDS encoding alkylmercury lyase family protein produces the protein MRKSSEKALCITAVWQNGGFSAKLNIWNSTEYCAKFEHLSFDFRHFAKLQTVSGKCKKDKQREKMVTNSNLHYHIIKGIIDKGFAPTVDDLANTLQADKEQVINGLYELQDYHGVVLHPNEPKVWVIHPFSLAPTNFYVQTKKGQWWGNCAWCSLGVAALLNEDVKITTTIGAETKQVEINIVNGQIQEKNYFIHFPIPMKSAWDNVIYTCSNMLVFENEEQIDSWTERHNIPKGDIQPIGKIWAFSKKWYGNHLNPEWTKWTVEDAKRIFGEYELEGNIWNLGDSKERF, from the coding sequence TTGCGTAAATCGAGCGAAAAGGCACTGTGCATAACAGCAGTTTGGCAAAATGGCGGGTTCAGTGCTAAATTGAACATTTGGAATTCTACTGAATATTGTGCTAAATTTGAACATTTGTCCTTCGATTTCCGCCACTTCGCCAAGCTGCAAACCGTTAGTGGCAAGTGTAAGAAAGACAAACAACGCGAAAAAATGGTAACAAATTCAAATCTTCATTATCATATAATCAAAGGTATCATTGACAAAGGTTTCGCACCGACCGTTGACGACCTTGCTAACACTTTGCAAGCCGACAAAGAACAAGTAATAAATGGACTGTATGAACTGCAAGACTATCACGGAGTAGTGTTACACCCAAATGAACCAAAAGTTTGGGTTATTCATCCATTTTCATTAGCCCCAACAAATTTTTATGTACAAACAAAAAAAGGACAATGGTGGGGAAATTGTGCTTGGTGTTCTTTGGGAGTTGCTGCACTTCTTAACGAAGACGTAAAAATAACAACAACAATCGGAGCAGAAACAAAACAAGTTGAAATCAATATTGTAAACGGACAAATTCAAGAAAAGAATTATTTTATTCACTTTCCAATACCAATGAAAAGTGCTTGGGACAATGTAATTTACACTTGTAGCAATATGTTGGTGTTTGAAAATGAAGAACAAATAGATAGTTGGACAGAACGACACAATATTCCCAAAGGCGACATTCAACCCATTGGGAAAATTTGGGCTTTTTCAAAAAAGTGGTATGGTAATCATCTAAATCCAGAATGGACAAAATGGACTGTTGAAGATGCAAAACGAATTTTTGGGGAGTATGAACTTGAAGGTAATATTTGGAACTTAGGAGACTCAAAAGAAAGATTTTGA